The sequence below is a genomic window from Lytechinus variegatus isolate NC3 chromosome 3, Lvar_3.0, whole genome shotgun sequence.
TGCCCAAACAAAACCAACAAATGCGCGAaacgtcggggggggggggcatggtaGCCCGCTTCCCCAGTCTTTTGATGATTATTCTCAACGGCACCATCGTTAATGTCGTGTTTGATTATCTTTAACTCACCCGGTTCTAATAAAATTAGTCCAGTAGCGCATAAACTGTACGGTCATCTCTTTTTCCTCTTCAGTCTGTCCCCTTACTATATTAGAAAGATTTGGGCTGAATGCCCAGCCAAAGACGAATTGCAGTTCCTCGGCATGACCGGCACCGAGCCACCCTGGTATCCCAGCTATTATAGACTGGGATGGATCATGCGTCATCTCGTAACGGTACACCGGTACTCCAGTATCTGCCATCGCTCGAGCCATAGCTTCAGTTGGACAAGCAAATGTCTGAAAGATATTAAGTCATCGTTGTCATAATATTATTAATTACGAaccaaacataacaaaaaatctTTGCAAAGCTACAATCTTTGAAATATAGTGTCAAATGGCATTACTCACCCCGTATACGTTTGGAATCCCTCAACATTCTAGCTAACTAATGTGATGGGGTTTCTTCAAAGTCTATCGGCAGATGTTCTCATATAGGGAATAGCACCATGGAGTCCAAGAGAAAGTTTAGGTTTCAGATAGCAGAGGCCCTCTAACACTAACAAgttcaaaatcaataaatctCCCTAATCAACCGATCAATATCAACAAAGGGGCTTAACCGCTAACTAATCTTTCTAAAACAGTCAGGATGTACAAATGATAtgttttgtgaagaaaaaaGTGTTGGTCTACCACATAAATTTTAGTTTaaagatgaacaaaaatatGGAACAAATGTATATATGCTCCTCCAGATAAAAGATGATATTTTGTTGTAAGTTTTCACCTGATCTGTGTTCCAATTGACAAATGAGCTGAGATGGCTTTCTGACGGGTCATCTGCCTTTGTCCAGTCAACGTACCATTGCTCTACTGCTAAAGCCAGCATCGGCGAGTAATAGAAAAGATAAATTGGTATCAGTTCCTTGAATTCACTTAGAGACATTTCTGGTGGTATTTGTCTTGCTACATATGATGGGTAAACTTTAAGCGCTATCAAAGTTCCTTCATCTTCGTTCGTACCGATCAAAGTTGGAACCTTGCTGAACCCACGTCTCCTAACGATCTCCATCGGGATGTCCGGTAGGAAAGCACCATCTACAACGGGTGCATACAACAGTTCCGCGTTTGTGAGATACTGTGCTGTCATCTGTTGAGTTAAAGATAATGTTGATCATAACACCGTTCATTAGATACTGTATTTTTATGTGTCCACGTCATGAATACTTCACAGAACAGTTTTATCGAATCATGTGATTCATGTGGTAACTTCTTTATTGATAACTAATTTGGATCAGCGCTCAGTGATCAAAGAATTTGAGTTCTCGGACAACTTTTCGGTAATATCATATTATATGATGTTCAGTGAAAAatggcgagtcaaaaacagtcgttttaaaatattttgtaccagctacatattaAAGTGGTCACTATAAAAAaggactcgccgtacggccgccgtattACTGTGACATTAACTACGTCACCCATCCATGAAATAGAGAGATTGTGTGTGGGGGAGGGGAGATGCAGTGgcgaattgttttttttttttgaggggtagAACATATTAGGCGTTATGAGAAATTTCCAGATAATCGCGAGCGAGTCGACCCCCGTCCCCATCAGTACGCGAGTGGGATGTATAATGAAACTTCAAAACTCATGATATCTTAgggacagtggcgtaccgtgggtcacggcattgggggggcaccagcaaaaattttgagtgaCTTAGTGATCGAGCCTATAGGTCCAtgggtatactgacctaatatagACATTTTTAaggaagcacttgtagtcatagtaatcataaataaaaatacgcatctcagcaatcaaataatgcgagcgcgaagcgcgagctgaaaatttttgatattcagacctaagaagggacattataatcgattttgtaatcatgatacgtacctgtctcgctaaacaatgcgagcgcgaagcgcgagccgaaatttttgtatatattgaccccaaacatggagaTCTTAATGACTATATATtaatagtatacatatctcaccatagtcatctaatgcgagtgccaagcacttgctaattttgttagaattacatctgaacacatgaagcactttgtgtagtcattgtaatcatgattaccatacgcatctcactaatcaaatattgcgagcgcgagctgaaaatttagacaattcagacctgaagcggggcattctaaggcttgcttgtaggaattcactaagaccatacgtatttcactaaccaaatgatgcgagcgcgaagcgcgagctgaaaatttttgatattcagatcataaaaagggacattttaaggaatgattttaggaattcacggaGAGCAGacttatctcaccaatccactgatACGAACGTAATagcggacaggaaatgttttatattaatactttaacatggggcaatcattttaagtaatcattaaaaaagaaccatatgtcactacataaaacaataatatatttggtgtatgttgacttgaaacgggagtttttcgtacaacaggtttatatatctctctaaacagacaatgcgagcaccaggaacaatgacaacataggaactgagcaaattatgtttcatatatAGAGTTATGATAATGTTTCCTATGTAATATAGcataacatgattataatgtaatataccattagattgaataataatttctttcccactacgttactcttcctttctccctctttttctccttttccccgttttttttttttttggtcagccgattgggggggcacgtgcccccatgcccccccgtagttacgccactgcttaGGGATACAGTTTTACGAGAAAAAAATTACCATTATCTGTGCCCTTGTCAGATCTTTCTCTTCAACTCCTCTAAGACATGTCATCATGGCTTCAGAATCGTCCTCCGTACAGTTCACCATGGTTGCTATTTCTCGGGTGAACCCAACCTGTCGTTCTATATTCGTATCAACTGCCCAAGGACAGAGAGCATTGCCACTCTGTGAAAGCAAATTTCACAATTGTCGTGCACGGTGAAAAGCGTGGCCAGTATaccactaataaaaaaaatctctcccAAGAGATAAATCTCGTCATGCGTAACGATAATCATTAAAgttttcactaaaaaaaaagtttgagaggAATTAATAAGGCCTACGGGGTCAACTTTTGAATAGTGAGTCAACGAAGtaagaaaaaagacaaaaaaaaattgacccttctaaatgaaaatatacaataatttcatatgTTATCCTTATCCCTTtcgattcttttatttttctccattttgttAGAAGCCTCCGtctataaaaacaaagaaatgcaaattaaaattcatttcgACTGAAATATAAATTAAAGTACGGAATTACTTAAGGTACAAACAAACAACTTTAAGAAAATGGCATCTTCTGAAAATTGAAGATGTCATAACATTAGAATTGTATCAGAATGTCTgagaattttatttgaaaatgaatgtgTAAATCTTAAGGggattttgttattttgattaatATGTGTCTCAAACCCTAGGAATATTTGTATTTAACTggtaattttattcaaatttaatatAACATTAAACAATTAAGCCTGCTTTTCATGGTTCATAGTTTCAAGGCCCTGGGAATCGGGGGTAATGAAGCCCCCAATATTCATCTGGGGGTGCTGTGTGTATTATTCATTATACAGGCACCACCCCGGAATTCATGGAAATCTGTTACATATGCTTAATAGtcaaaatgtaaccaaaatcacctttattttgtcgtattgtgtgtgtgtgttttttttttgcttgtcaatttaatCCAGCACCCCATGTTAAAAACCATTCACATGGACCAGATTAggtttaagatttttttcatgtttttgtgaGATCTAAaacttcttttaaaaaaaataaaaaaacgaaCTGAATTGTCGTACGGagtatttttcatttgttatttttctatttttgaatatttttaagtTATTAAACATTAAAGTTATTAGTCTTTTTTCTGCATTCACTTTTTGGCAAAAAAATTGGGACATTCCGATAATGCATATccttttttggggagggggatTCACTAACTCACCTCCATAATGGCTTGATGGAAGAGCCCCTCACTTAACGGAGATAAAAGGTGAAGTCCAACGCTACCGGCTCCAGCACTCTCCCCCATAATCGTGACTCTATCTGGATCCCCACCGAACGCTcgaagaaattaaaaataaccAAGTGCATACATAATTTATCAATTTAAGGTATATGTCTGTAATGAAATCACTTGAGTACTGGTATATCGTGCACTTTATAAAAATCTTTAAAGTGATAACATTATATTTATGACGCTATTTCTGACACACGGACTTTAAACCTAAGACGGTTTATATCACATTTCAACTTGAAGTCAAGTCGAAATAAGCACAATACTTGTGACTTCCTTAATCATTAATAGATATATCGCATATACAAACTGAAATTTgataactattttttaaataatattgcGCTTTAATACATTCAGAATGAAAGTATACCTCCAAATTGTATTTTCAAGTAAGTGACACTATCATACAAAAAATTGATTGTTTGGTATGCACGATACTTATAATGATACCTGATTTTGGTTGttgtttcttttctattttcttccAAGAATTAACAGGGGCCacgaaaatttgaataaatgaatgaatgaaaaaaaatattcttaccAGCAATGTTTTCATGCACCCACTGTAGAGCCATTAACTGATCATACATGCCGTAGTTACCAGGGGCTACACTGTCACCTTTTGATAGAACATTCAAAATGGGCCATTAGTaatccttttgaaaaaaataaaacaagtgaAAGGCCTTTTGAAATTTTATCCCCTTCTCTCCTGTTTAAAAACTGTTTCCATCTCCTTCTAtctcatcaatcaaataattcgAGCGGAGCACGagtttaaaaatgatattccgacctgaaaacttgaaaaaaacattttccttACGTAGGCATATCACTACACATATAATAAGACATTTCTCGTGATTGAAACTACCACTttagcctaaatatacattacGTAATACAATATATTGCGTTATAGCACACGGTATAATATTACGAAATGTAACTATCGATGACTACTTGCACATAAAAACACATCCTTTGATAGAAAAATGTAATGTCAGATATAACGGCCATTATAGGCGTAActcctctttcatttctctctgTTACCCCTGATAAAGTGGTACTTTTCTCTTACATTTATCAATAATGAGAGTTGTCTTACCTGATGTCATGAATCCATAAACACCAAGACGGTAATTGACCCCGACGAAGACGATGTCGGGAGCGAAAGCGATGAGAGAGAGGGGTTCATATACAGTGTCTGATCCAGCACCGATCGAATATCCACCACCGTGTAACCAGACCACAACAGACACGTTATTAGGCTGTTTCGGGAAATTTAGGACGACACGCATTTTAAGTAAAATTGTACTTTCTGtatgattttatgtattggGGTAATAGAAAGTTATCTTTGTCTTGTCATATAACCTATAAAACAAGGCAATAAGAGCGAAAGATATATATTATGTGTCGAGGATAGACAGGACATGATTCCTCAGATGAGACAATATTCTAATCGAATTGTGAAGACGATACTGGAGATTGTAACAATTGCAAAAcgcttatttttatttcattataggcCTACCACCATTGAGAAAAACTTAATAAAATAAGCatagttatataaatgttttttttattcagtcaaCTTCTCAGTTGCTTACTTAACAAAAATCTTGTTTCGTTTCCTTTGCATATGTGATTCGAATCGTGCACTTCTTAAGTGATTATTTGGATCTATAGTTATCCTTGGTATTCTGTAATCTTGCTAATATAGTTTATGCGATAGCAATTTACGCTCctattacaaacaatttatgGCAGTTGGACTACAATTCCTGacgataataaaaataaagatggaAAATCAGACGTGTCTCTTCACAGTGTTCTATCTATCTGATATTCAGTTTCTTCCTGtcagaatattttatttcatatgatatcATTGAATCCAAACCTACTCTATTATCATCTTACCCTTGGAGACGAAGTGTGTACACTGAGATATAGACAATCCTCATCCAAATCCCTTCCCACAAGAGATATATCATCAACGGGACTGATCTGCGGACACATAGATCGGTCATATGTAGCGGGGTAAGTACTTGGTAGGTCAACCATCTTGATAGGATTCTTGAATCTAAGTTCTCCTACCGGTGGTTCAGCAAACGGGATGCCTAGAAAGGCTTCCATCCTGGTATCGACATTGAGGTATTGAGATTCATTGAAGGATAGGTAGATCCCTGTCAGCATTGTGTTGGTTCCAGGGAGTACAACCTGGGGTCCTTCTTGTGCGTCACACTGCCCCATCAGCACACCAACGACCGCGACAAGCAACGAAACTGCTGCATGATACCATAAATGCATCTTTGCTATGACTGATTTGTGATGACTCGAGAGAAATTTCGAACACCGTACACTTcgtttattattatgttttaataGAATATTCCCGCTCCTTAGCTTGATGGTCCCTCGTCAGATGAACAAACTGTTTGATTACTGTTGAAACCAACAGCCCTCTAAAAATTATCTTCAGCAAATTTTAATTGTTGAGAGTCTGATAACTAAGGTCGAGTGAGGACCAATGTTCAACCTCAGAGTAAGGTTCAACAATATTGATGCACTTATCAGATTATGTCTTGTTTTGGTTTCCCGTCGGCCCCTTCAATCCTCGATAAAATACTTTTTACAAGTCTTTGACAGACCCTCTACCTACAAAAATTCGAAAATTCTTAAAGTTAAAGTGAACTCTTAATGATGAATTGATTGCAATAAATAGTTAAGAAAAACGAAGAAAAAATGTGGTATAACATAAGAAAGttgtattttaaagttttactgATTTTTGCAAAACAGTTATGTTCACAGCAAATGTGATATGTAAATGAAAGAGCCGGTCCTACACACGCACACGCACACCCGCACATGCCCACCTATAGAAAGCACtgaaatcatcttcatttgGTGTactgtaattattttcattttgaaattcataagAGTACAGACCTATGTGTTGGACCTGAAACTCTTGATCCCTTTAACATAGTTTAAAATTTGAATGTCactcaataaaatacaaatatacaaagtaATCCAGTGATATAACAAGAGAAGATAATGATATCAACGTCTGTTTAATGAACGATTGAAGTTAATGTGCTATTAGACGCATTTCCAGGTATGCTaagtaatattttgaaaatctgaATCCCCGAGTTTCAAAGATTATCAGAAATTGACATAAGTTAACCCAGTATAGATTGTCATCATCCAAAGTAGAATTGCGTTTTATGAGCAATAGGTGTTATGATGCCCCTGGTATTCAATTTCTCGTGTCAGTTTTGCAAAGGCATTATTCAATTTACATTGCTCGACATTAATGTCTATGATGGGACGGCTTATTTGGCTGAACCCCACGCAGCTACCATATTACTGCAGGTAAATTCCAACATGtccaatgtaaacaaaaaaagacGTCGGTCCCATTAAGGGTCTCCACATTGTTCGTTACTCTTGTATTCGTCAAACGCATCCGTCCATTGGACCATATGGACATCTCTCCACTGTGTGTACTCCTGTTCCCATTCCTTGTATAATCCAGAAAAGTCTCCTGTAATTtatatgtacattattttttaaattacaaatcataatttgaacAATGATCAACACACTGTCGAAAGAAGGCATCACAGTTTATGTTAATATTCGTCATACCACTATTTCAAATATAATACAAATGTACAAAACCAAACTAAGAGATCGTAAGGAATATGACTTAACTTAAAATTAGAGTGGGAAAAAAGTAGGTCTGTGGCACCAAGTTATCAAGTTTGATACAACTACTAACATGGCAAATGGATAAAGCATATATGCACTATAGAGTATAATATCGTCTATCTAGTTTCACATTCATCTATTTCACATATCTTTAATAAGATACAAACATACGAAATTACATATGAAATAttgagaacaaaatagataacAGGGATTGACAATGGTTGCACTCAGATGTGCACCAACACTGagtaaaaagattaaaaaataatttaaatcatatttatcatcTCTATACAAATGGTGTTAAATCTTCACAATATTTTGCTACTCTCGAAATACATACGTATGTGCTTTGAAAAAAAGCAGTTACTCACCATACGAGTTTAGTGCAGGGGCATAATGAAGCCAGAAAGTACAGTTGTTCATCCTCATAGCGCGACCGTTCTCCATGCTAGGTGATAGTTTCTTGTAGTTCTGCTCTGGTAAAGTGTATCTTGGCCATTCAGGATATTCACCAGAAGGTTGTTCTCCATTTGGATTTCTGAAAATTCAATGAAGTAATGACGCAAAAATACTAtacataattttcgaattaaaaaaaaatccacttacAGGCGCGTATCCAGGGTTCTGCACCCCGGGACCTGATCTAATCTTGGCACCCCTGTGAACTTTTCGGAAAATTCCCCCACCCCCGCCAGGCAAACATAGGTAAATACatgttgaattattttatttcaacttcaattcggcacccctcggtcgaacatcgattcggtgccccctatgtcgaacatcaattcggcacccctaggcaaaacatcaattcggcacccctaggtcgaacatccaTTCGGcacccctaggtcgaacataaattcgggtCCCCCTAGGCATGCTAGGTCGGACAtagattcggcgcccctatatCGAACTTGAATTCGGCACCCCTATGTCCAACTTAAATTCGCCGCCCCTAGGTCGAACTTGAATTCAGCACCCCTAGgcagaacatcaattcggcgctcctaagtcgaacatcaattcggcacccctaggcagaacatcaattcggcacccctaggtcgaacatcaattcggcgcccccccccccta
It includes:
- the LOC121409921 gene encoding cholinesterase 2-like, with product MHLWYHAAVSLLVAVVGVLMGQCDAQEGPQVVLPGTNTMLTGIYLSFNESQYLNVDTRMEAFLGIPFAEPPVGELRFKNPIKMVDLPSTYPATYDRSMCPQISPVDDISLVGRDLDEDCLYLSVHTSSPRPNNVSVVVWLHGGGYSIGAGSDTVYEPLSLIAFAPDIVFVGVNYRLGVYGFMTSGDSVAPGNYGMYDQLMALQWVHENIAAFGGDPDRVTIMGESAGAGSVGLHLLSPLSEGLFHQAIMESGNALCPWAVDTNIERQVGFTREIATMVNCTEDDSEAMMTCLRGVEEKDLTRAQIMMTAQYLTNAELLYAPVVDGAFLPDIPMEIVRRRGFSKVPTLIGTNEDEGTLIALKVYPSYVARQIPPEMSLSEFKELIPIYLFYYSPMLALAVEQWYVDWTKADDPSESHLSSFVNWNTDQTFACPTEAMARAMADTGVPVYRYEMTHDPSQSIIAGIPGWLGAGHAEELQFVFGWAFSPNLSNIVRGQTEEEKEMTVQFMRYWTNFIRTGDPNTPDSDENYPEWPRFTVPELEYKKLSLTMENDQAMRMDTCSFWLNHAPSLYNYGNSDDLYEEWRQEYAEWKNVHMPEWSEEFENYKENSDCNSP